In Opitutus sp. ER46, the following are encoded in one genomic region:
- a CDS encoding VTT domain-containing protein, with protein MQLAIVGVVALAAVILVLRGVDLRSLMDQGIVIIRDLGPVVFFAVMAVLPAFGAPMMIFTMTAGQAFEPQLGLAGVIAISLAVVGLNLALGYWVARYALRPVLVGLIKRYGYTVPRVTKENALAVTMLVRLTPGPPYAFQACILGLAEVPFRMYLIVSWLAMVPWTVGAIVLGKGIFSGKFGMVVSGIGVLIVAVVAVQLIRRKLARRRQELTPAEEKV; from the coding sequence GTGCAACTGGCCATAGTCGGCGTGGTGGCGCTCGCGGCGGTGATCCTCGTCCTGCGCGGGGTGGACCTGCGCAGCCTGATGGACCAGGGCATCGTGATCATCCGCGATCTCGGCCCGGTGGTCTTCTTTGCGGTGATGGCGGTGCTGCCGGCGTTCGGGGCGCCGATGATGATCTTCACGATGACCGCGGGGCAGGCGTTTGAGCCCCAACTCGGGCTCGCGGGCGTCATTGCGATTTCCCTGGCGGTGGTCGGCCTCAACCTCGCGCTGGGTTACTGGGTGGCGCGGTATGCGCTCCGGCCCGTGCTCGTCGGGTTGATCAAGCGCTATGGCTACACGGTTCCGCGGGTGACCAAGGAGAACGCGCTCGCGGTGACGATGCTCGTGCGGCTGACCCCCGGGCCGCCGTACGCTTTCCAGGCGTGCATCCTCGGTCTCGCGGAGGTGCCGTTTCGGATGTACCTGATCGTTTCGTGGCTCGCCATGGTGCCCTGGACCGTCGGCGCCATCGTGCTCGGCAAGGGCATTTTCAGCGGCAAGTTCGGCATGGTCGTCTCCGGCATCGGCGTCCTCATCGTCGCCGTGGTTGCGGTGCAGTTGATCCGGCGGAAGCTCGCGCGGCGCCGGCAGGAACTCACGCCGGCGGAGGAGAAAGTCTGA
- the xseA gene encoding exodeoxyribonuclease VII large subunit: MAQAEIELTDNGTRAESVTEFTRRVKRLLEGGIRPAWVRGEVSNVRAQASGHVYFSLKDAGAQLSAVLFRGDALRQTVKLRDGAQVVVYGEISVYEARGQYQLIVRAVVEDGVGRLQREFEALKARLAAEGLFAKERKKPIPTMPLTVGFITSPTGAAVQDFARIITRRGWCGRVVVLPAKVQGEGAALEMVAMLKLAAQLGIFDLLVIGRGGGSLEDLWAFNEEPLVRAVAGCPLPIISAVGHEIDFTLCDFAADLRAETPSAAAELITSHFVDCADRLRQGREGLVALVDGAVQRARAELEHARSRLRLLSPATQVEQGYLRLDDIANRLGSALRHAAQEKRRQVAEVRGLLERRSPERRVELESHRLLSLWKRLQAASPKSVLNRGFVIVRDQAGRPITRRAPLTPGQRVSTEFADGKVQVRVEEPGGTKSA; this comes from the coding sequence ATGGCGCAGGCCGAGATCGAACTGACGGACAACGGGACGCGGGCGGAGAGCGTCACCGAGTTCACGCGCCGCGTGAAGCGGCTGCTCGAGGGCGGGATCCGCCCGGCGTGGGTGCGCGGCGAGGTTTCCAACGTCCGCGCGCAGGCGAGCGGCCACGTGTACTTTTCGCTCAAGGATGCCGGGGCGCAGCTCAGCGCGGTGCTGTTCCGGGGCGACGCGCTGCGCCAGACGGTGAAGCTGCGCGACGGCGCGCAGGTCGTGGTGTACGGCGAGATCAGCGTGTACGAGGCGCGCGGGCAGTATCAGCTCATCGTGCGCGCAGTGGTGGAGGACGGCGTGGGGCGGCTGCAGCGCGAATTTGAGGCGCTGAAGGCGCGGCTGGCGGCGGAGGGGCTGTTCGCTAAGGAGCGGAAGAAGCCGATCCCGACAATGCCGTTGACCGTTGGGTTCATCACGTCGCCGACGGGCGCGGCGGTGCAGGATTTTGCGCGGATCATCACACGGCGCGGCTGGTGTGGGCGTGTGGTGGTTTTGCCGGCGAAGGTGCAGGGCGAGGGGGCGGCGCTCGAGATGGTTGCGATGCTGAAGCTTGCGGCGCAGCTCGGGATCTTCGACCTGCTGGTGATTGGCCGCGGCGGCGGGAGCCTCGAGGATCTGTGGGCCTTCAACGAGGAGCCGCTGGTGCGGGCGGTGGCCGGTTGCCCGCTGCCAATCATCTCGGCGGTGGGGCACGAGATCGATTTTACGCTGTGCGATTTCGCGGCTGACCTGCGGGCGGAGACGCCCAGCGCCGCCGCGGAATTGATCACGAGTCATTTTGTCGACTGCGCAGACCGGCTGCGGCAGGGCCGCGAGGGACTGGTTGCGCTCGTCGACGGTGCGGTGCAACGGGCGCGGGCGGAACTCGAACACGCGCGCTCCCGGCTGCGGCTGCTGTCGCCGGCGACGCAGGTGGAGCAGGGCTACCTGCGGCTGGACGACATCGCGAACCGCCTGGGTTCGGCGCTGCGGCACGCGGCCCAGGAGAAACGCCGGCAGGTGGCGGAGGTGCGGGGGCTGCTCGAGCGCCGGTCGCCCGAGCGCCGCGTCGAGCTGGAGTCGCACCGGCTGCTTTCGCTTTGGAAACGGCTACAGGCGGCGAGTCCGAAGTCGGTCCTCAACCGCGGCTTCGTGATCGTGCGCGATCAGGCCGGTCGGCCGATCACGCGGCGCGCCCCGCTCACGCCGGGCCAGCGGGTCTCCACCGAGTTTGCCGACGGCAAGGTGCAGGTTCGCGTCGAAGAACCGGGCGGCACCAAGTCCGCCTGA
- a CDS encoding cytochrome b562, translated as MNKRILLFPIVLSFLALPLARAEDHAHGAAAHEKHTELGEHMEKMGGAFRRLSRQISDPTKNEDSLKLVATLRENAAAALKLVPAKAADVPAERREQFVTDYRASMERFAGELEKLEAALKAGNNEAAAAQFKVLKQAQDQGHKEFQKKKPKKSEK; from the coding sequence ATGAACAAACGTATCCTGCTGTTTCCGATCGTCCTTTCCTTCCTCGCGCTGCCGCTGGCGCGCGCGGAAGACCATGCCCATGGCGCTGCGGCCCATGAGAAGCACACCGAGCTCGGTGAGCACATGGAGAAGATGGGCGGCGCTTTCCGACGGCTGAGCCGGCAGATTTCCGACCCGACGAAGAACGAGGATTCGCTCAAGCTGGTGGCCACGCTGCGGGAGAATGCGGCGGCGGCATTGAAACTCGTGCCAGCGAAGGCCGCGGATGTTCCGGCGGAGCGGCGGGAGCAGTTCGTCACCGACTACCGCGCGAGCATGGAGCGGTTCGCGGGCGAGTTGGAGAAGCTCGAGGCGGCGCTGAAGGCGGGCAACAACGAGGCCGCGGCCGCGCAGTTCAAGGTGCTGAAGCAGGCCCAGGATCAGGGCCACAAGGAATTCCAGAAGAAGAAGCCGAAGAAGTCAGAGAAGTGA
- a CDS encoding glycoside hydrolase family 95 protein, whose protein sequence is MRLPHLLALLLCIATAPAAEPLWYAQPAAQWTDALPVGNGRLGAMVFGGTTEERIQFNEDTLWKGHPHDYVRADAHAYLEPIRQHLAQGDVEAAQQLARAHFLGDPVRQKPYQPFGDLKFRFPGAATGPVADYRRELDLDAATARVTYRVGDVTFRREVFASYPANVIVIRLTASQPGRLTFSVAMTSPHADSTTRVVDPATLALAGQVEAGGLRFESRLLARATGGKVAATTAGLEVTAADEVTLLLVAATGFRNFQDITADPAARCAETLARAAAQTDDALVAAHLADHRRLFRRVSLHLAPTGTDTGAPLPTDRRVARLKRGGLAADPGLAALYFDYGRYLLIASSRPGSQPANLQGVWNELLTPPWEGKWTTNINVEMNYWPAEVTNLSECHLPLFDLIDDLVISGGRTARRQYDAPGWVVHHNTDLWRGTAPLNNVDGVWPTGAAWLCHHLWEHFLFTGDRAFLAQRAYPAMKGAAEFFLHTLVKDARTGWLVTSPSFSPEQGTLTVGPTMDIQLIRALFVHTREAAKLLAVDADFAAQLVRTEAQLPPPLIGRRGQLQEWLEDIDQPYNAHRHLSPLWALFPGADITPADPKVFTAAKRLLDWRGDGSTGWSYAWRIPAWARVGDGEFAFRQLAEMLARKTLPNLFDLCGPFQIDGNFGGAAGIAEMLLQSHTRTEPGDVAGVPQLDFLPALPKAWPEGSVTGLRARGGFEVDLAWKAGVLTHAEIRGTSGAACRVRCAGHSRDVQLANTGTLRLGPDLAPTD, encoded by the coding sequence ATGCGCCTGCCCCATCTCCTCGCCCTCCTGCTCTGCATCGCGACCGCCCCGGCCGCTGAACCGCTCTGGTACGCGCAGCCCGCCGCCCAGTGGACGGACGCACTCCCGGTCGGCAACGGTCGCCTCGGCGCCATGGTGTTCGGCGGCACGACCGAAGAACGGATCCAGTTCAATGAGGACACCCTGTGGAAGGGTCACCCGCACGACTACGTCCGGGCCGACGCCCACGCTTACCTTGAGCCGATCCGCCAGCACCTCGCCCAGGGCGACGTCGAGGCGGCCCAACAACTGGCCCGCGCCCACTTCCTCGGCGACCCTGTCCGCCAAAAACCGTATCAGCCGTTTGGCGACCTGAAGTTCCGCTTCCCTGGCGCCGCCACCGGACCGGTCGCCGACTACCGCCGCGAACTCGACCTCGACGCCGCCACCGCCCGCGTCACCTACCGCGTGGGCGACGTCACGTTCCGCCGCGAGGTCTTCGCCAGCTACCCGGCCAACGTCATCGTCATCCGCCTCACCGCCAGCCAGCCCGGCCGGCTCACGTTCTCGGTCGCGATGACGAGCCCGCACGCAGACAGCACCACGCGGGTCGTCGATCCCGCGACGCTCGCGCTTGCCGGCCAAGTTGAAGCCGGCGGTCTTCGCTTCGAGTCGCGCCTGCTCGCCCGCGCCACCGGCGGCAAGGTTGCCGCCACCACCGCCGGCCTCGAGGTCACCGCCGCGGACGAGGTCACGTTGCTCCTGGTCGCCGCGACCGGCTTCCGGAATTTCCAGGACATCACCGCCGATCCTGCGGCGCGCTGCGCCGAAACCCTCGCCCGGGCCGCCGCGCAGACCGATGACGCCCTCGTCGCCGCCCATCTCGCCGATCACCGCCGGCTGTTTCGCCGCGTCAGCCTGCACCTCGCGCCAACCGGCACCGACACCGGGGCGCCGTTGCCCACCGATCGCCGCGTCGCGCGGTTGAAGCGGGGGGGTCTCGCCGCCGATCCCGGGCTCGCCGCGCTGTACTTCGACTACGGTCGCTACCTGCTCATCGCCAGCAGCCGCCCCGGCAGCCAGCCCGCAAACCTGCAGGGCGTCTGGAACGAACTCCTCACCCCGCCGTGGGAGGGCAAGTGGACCACCAACATCAACGTGGAGATGAATTACTGGCCCGCCGAGGTCACCAACCTCTCCGAGTGCCACCTGCCGCTCTTCGACCTGATCGATGATCTCGTCATCAGCGGCGGTCGCACCGCGCGCCGGCAGTACGACGCGCCCGGCTGGGTCGTGCACCACAACACCGACCTTTGGCGCGGCACCGCCCCGCTCAACAACGTCGACGGCGTGTGGCCCACCGGCGCCGCCTGGCTCTGCCACCACCTGTGGGAACACTTCCTATTCACCGGCGACCGCGCGTTTCTCGCCCAGCGCGCCTATCCCGCCATGAAGGGTGCGGCCGAGTTCTTCCTGCACACCTTGGTCAAGGACGCCCGGACCGGCTGGCTCGTCACCTCGCCGTCGTTTTCCCCCGAGCAAGGCACGCTGACCGTCGGCCCCACCATGGACATCCAGCTCATCCGCGCGCTCTTCGTGCATACGCGCGAGGCGGCCAAGCTCCTCGCCGTCGACGCCGACTTTGCCGCCCAGCTCGTGCGCACCGAGGCCCAGTTGCCGCCGCCGCTGATCGGTCGCCGTGGCCAGTTGCAGGAGTGGCTTGAGGACATCGACCAGCCGTACAACGCCCACCGGCATCTGTCGCCGCTCTGGGCACTGTTCCCCGGCGCGGACATCACCCCGGCTGACCCAAAGGTTTTCACCGCGGCCAAACGGCTCCTCGATTGGCGTGGCGACGGCAGCACGGGCTGGAGCTACGCCTGGCGAATCCCGGCCTGGGCCCGCGTCGGCGACGGCGAGTTCGCGTTTCGACAACTCGCCGAGATGCTCGCCCGCAAGACGCTGCCGAATCTTTTCGATCTCTGCGGCCCCTTCCAGATCGACGGCAATTTCGGCGGCGCCGCCGGCATCGCCGAAATGCTTCTGCAGAGCCACACGCGCACCGAACCCGGCGACGTGGCCGGCGTTCCCCAGCTCGACTTCCTGCCGGCGCTGCCAAAGGCGTGGCCCGAAGGCTCGGTAACGGGGCTCCGCGCGCGCGGTGGCTTTGAGGTCGATCTCGCGTGGAAGGCCGGCGTTCTCACGCACGCCGAAATCCGCGGTACCTCAGGCGCTGCCTGCCGCGTGCGCTGCGCCGGCCACAGCCGCGACGTCCAGTTGGCCAACACCGGCACCCTCCGCCTCGGTCCCGACCTCGCGCCTACCGACTAG
- a CDS encoding polysaccharide lyase has translation MSPRKLPLAVLAATVVLSEPALFAQGYPKVPGPVQAAANASKQAADARSDAAFARAQPEIQAWAAKGKPYIPSAAKPDDLPQAKIPAFPGAQGGGMYSFGGRGGKVYVVTNLNDSGPGSFREACEAGGPRIVVFNVAGIIELKDHLRIRAPYITIAGNTAPGDGVCIRGRTVEVDTHDVVIRHLRFRRGDMDPAFRDDSIGGNPVGNLIIDHVSASWGLDENMSMYRHMYQPPEGGKELKLPTVNVTIQNSIFSEGLNTFHHAFGSTIGGLNSTFHHNLWACNTGRNPSVGMYGDFTFVNNVLFNYRHRTVDGGDHRSLFNIINNYFKPGPGTPDTEIAFRLLKPESERSKTVVDNFGKAYVHGNVVEGHERVTADNWAGGVQPGVRRESLAAALEQIRVDQPFPHAPLDILPARVAYDYVLANAGATLPRRDAVDERVIGMVRSGKVTPAKMLASSKRRAADAQYKQEYIDELEQLVPVGFITDPAEVGGYPKYTGTPYQDTDHDGMPDEWETSHGLNPRDPADAAGDLNGDGYTNIEDFINGLDPRAPKHDWTDLRNNVDPRNTPAQR, from the coding sequence ATGTCTCCTCGCAAGCTCCCGCTCGCCGTCCTCGCCGCCACCGTCGTGCTCAGCGAGCCGGCCCTCTTCGCCCAGGGTTACCCGAAGGTTCCCGGCCCGGTCCAGGCCGCCGCCAACGCCAGCAAGCAGGCGGCCGACGCCCGCTCCGACGCCGCCTTCGCCCGCGCCCAGCCGGAAATCCAGGCGTGGGCCGCCAAGGGCAAACCCTACATTCCGTCCGCCGCCAAACCCGATGACCTCCCGCAGGCGAAGATCCCCGCGTTCCCCGGCGCCCAGGGCGGCGGCATGTACTCGTTCGGGGGACGCGGCGGCAAGGTGTACGTGGTCACCAACCTGAACGACAGTGGCCCCGGTAGCTTCCGCGAGGCCTGTGAGGCCGGCGGCCCGCGCATCGTCGTCTTCAACGTCGCCGGCATCATCGAGCTCAAGGACCACCTCCGGATCCGCGCGCCGTATATCACCATCGCCGGCAACACCGCGCCCGGCGACGGCGTGTGCATCCGCGGGCGCACCGTCGAGGTCGACACCCACGATGTCGTCATACGCCACCTGCGCTTCCGCCGCGGCGACATGGATCCCGCCTTCCGCGACGACTCCATCGGCGGCAACCCTGTCGGCAACCTCATCATCGACCACGTCTCCGCCTCCTGGGGCCTCGATGAGAACATGTCGATGTACCGCCACATGTATCAGCCGCCCGAGGGCGGCAAGGAGCTCAAGCTGCCCACGGTCAACGTCACGATCCAGAACTCCATCTTCAGCGAGGGCCTGAACACGTTTCACCACGCCTTCGGCTCCACCATCGGCGGGCTCAACAGCACGTTTCACCACAACCTCTGGGCGTGTAACACCGGCCGGAACCCGAGCGTGGGCATGTATGGCGACTTCACCTTCGTAAACAACGTGCTGTTCAACTACCGCCACCGCACCGTCGACGGCGGCGACCACCGCAGCCTGTTCAACATCATCAACAACTACTTCAAGCCCGGCCCCGGCACGCCCGATACCGAGATCGCCTTCCGCCTCCTCAAGCCCGAATCCGAACGCAGCAAGACCGTCGTCGACAATTTCGGGAAGGCCTACGTCCACGGCAACGTGGTCGAGGGCCACGAGCGCGTCACCGCCGACAACTGGGCCGGCGGCGTGCAGCCCGGCGTACGGCGCGAATCGCTCGCGGCCGCCCTCGAGCAGATCCGCGTCGACCAGCCCTTCCCACACGCGCCGCTCGACATCCTCCCCGCGCGCGTTGCCTACGATTACGTCCTCGCCAACGCCGGCGCCACCCTGCCCCGGCGCGACGCCGTCGACGAGCGCGTCATCGGCATGGTGCGCTCGGGCAAGGTCACCCCCGCCAAGATGCTCGCGTCGTCCAAGCGCCGCGCCGCCGACGCCCAGTACAAGCAGGAGTACATTGACGAGCTTGAGCAGCTCGTGCCCGTCGGCTTCATCACCGACCCCGCCGAGGTGGGCGGCTACCCCAAGTACACCGGCACGCCGTATCAGGATACCGACCACGACGGCATGCCGGACGAGTGGGAAACCAGCCACGGCCTCAATCCGCGTGACCCAGCCGATGCCGCCGGCGACCTGAACGGCGACGGCTACACCAACATCGAGGACTTCATCAACGGCCTCGACCCGCGCGCCCCGAAGCACGACTGGACCGACCTGCGCAATAACGTCGATCCCCGCAACACGCCCGCCCAACGCTAG
- a CDS encoding DUF3826 domain-containing protein, producing MTSVRFLQLAACAAALAVTPFIRAADDSAAAYARTTSERADKIVAKLALTDTAVATRVRDTIAQFYRDLNALQQRRDAAVSAAKANATLSAAERDSTVKAARDSVEPARAALRQAFLSQLAADLTPAQVDQVKDGLTYGVAPLTFRVYQEMLPNLTAEQKAQIQAWLLEARDLAIAGFTSDEKHGFFGKYKGRINNYLAKAGINMKQAEKEFSARRPVQK from the coding sequence ATGACGTCCGTCCGTTTCCTGCAACTCGCCGCCTGCGCCGCCGCGCTCGCCGTCACTCCTTTCATCCGTGCTGCGGATGACTCTGCCGCGGCGTACGCGCGCACCACCAGCGAGCGCGCGGACAAGATCGTCGCCAAGCTCGCGCTCACCGACACCGCCGTCGCCACACGCGTCCGCGACACCATCGCGCAATTCTACCGCGACTTGAACGCGCTGCAGCAGCGGCGCGACGCGGCCGTCAGCGCCGCGAAAGCCAACGCGACCCTTTCGGCGGCAGAACGTGACTCCACCGTCAAGGCCGCGCGCGACTCCGTCGAGCCCGCGCGCGCCGCGCTGCGCCAGGCATTCCTCTCGCAACTCGCCGCCGACCTCACGCCCGCGCAGGTCGATCAGGTGAAGGACGGCCTCACCTACGGCGTCGCTCCGCTCACCTTCCGCGTTTATCAGGAGATGCTGCCCAATCTCACCGCCGAGCAGAAGGCGCAGATCCAGGCCTGGCTCCTCGAGGCGCGCGACCTCGCCATCGCCGGTTTCACCTCCGACGAAAAGCACGGGTTCTTCGGCAAGTACAAGGGCCGGATCAACAACTACCTCGCCAAGGCCGGCATCAACATGAAGCAGGCCGAGAAGGAGTTCTCCGCCCGCCGGCCCGTCCAGAAATAA
- a CDS encoding TonB-dependent receptor plug domain-containing protein has protein sequence MPMKSSYPPTARRSYLSALFQFLLVALGACCASAFAADAATGTIQGRVVNAASGLFVSKAVVTVQGTNQQTYTDQFGNYAIENVPAGKVSLRVTYIGQNPLQADVNVTSGAVANQDFMFNREQATETSGEGTVVKLNEFVVNSERFKTAAEIAINEERYSPTLKNVVSAGAFGDIPDGNIGEFVKYIPGVQIGYGYGGTGMNASDSNATSISVRSFGPEMTSITIDGVPLTNASPASLTRAIGLDMMTINNASRVEVIKVATPDMPSNSPGGAINLISKSAFEYARPSLTMRVGANFNSELTDELFKKSPGPANKKTYKTLPSVDFTYVIPFRKNMGLTFTGGWSKTFNVNHRGQSDYLYDTKDINGSASYAVDLRPGGGPWVKVAGGGTATSFQEANGSELNLSNPVLYRLQATDTPNTAERTSGSIRWDWRPTPNQKLTIAYTLGLFSTVDAQRRLQFYADKSYYMDWGADYMTSYKFIPKGTVVNGTALGSDFNPKATVAQEVTTRDREGTTHTGYIQYEYRRGPWLAKVMANASRSRGSYKDFDNGHFSAMETQLTGGQIKFTGINEGIPGQIQFFDKTGSPLDWSKIANWSAPTIQAKSGNTEAMDQTVNIRADLSRELDFINIGDLTATAKTGYYRLQQRQKKWGLGSGYRMTYYGPALTLTDYMDDQYVGVSPGFNLPAQEWLSTYRMFKLWQDNPTYFNADSDSDKANNYTNWANQQKSITETTDEFYLMFEGKAFRNKFHWLFGAREAIATRKGYATKTNSTWNYVKTKNGEIYRDTANPNGVKLDSASSPLFAQTSAGTALRSALDAAGISYPTAAIANNSYAMKVLNLLPFSNMDGKVTGKPTFTASGAYELTENLTARLSWNRSQARPDFEDGVLVQSGVTYGITEESDPTKSPRGTIKQTNPNLKPWTADAWDLQLAYYTPAGGKISVSPYYKETKNFQETITIYESDPDWAATLLDLGLDPNEYDDYALTTVINGQGTSKTLGYEVEATQDLKAIGGWGRYFYVFGSYSHSYVKQKNTTKMSAKPMSKDTASAGISFSNKRVRILLRGLLLEEKYAGEEKTYTVAGTQYITAKYEPAQLSLDLNMSYQLTEKLSLFANARNVLNQSMDVLRYDKTGILPAYAKHVDRREFGVNWNVGIQAQF, from the coding sequence ATGCCTATGAAGTCCAGCTATCCCCCGACCGCGCGGCGTTCGTACCTATCCGCGCTTTTTCAGTTCCTCCTGGTGGCCCTAGGTGCCTGCTGCGCGAGCGCGTTCGCGGCTGACGCCGCCACCGGCACGATCCAAGGCCGTGTGGTGAACGCCGCGAGCGGTCTGTTCGTCAGCAAGGCTGTCGTCACCGTCCAGGGCACGAACCAACAGACGTACACCGATCAATTCGGTAACTACGCCATCGAGAACGTGCCCGCCGGCAAGGTCTCGCTGCGCGTGACCTACATCGGCCAGAACCCGCTGCAGGCCGACGTCAACGTGACGTCCGGCGCCGTCGCGAACCAGGACTTCATGTTCAATCGCGAGCAGGCGACCGAGACCTCCGGTGAAGGCACGGTGGTCAAGTTGAACGAGTTCGTCGTGAACTCGGAGCGGTTCAAGACCGCCGCCGAGATCGCGATCAACGAGGAGCGCTACTCGCCCACCCTCAAGAACGTCGTTTCCGCGGGCGCCTTCGGCGACATCCCCGACGGCAACATCGGCGAGTTCGTGAAATACATCCCCGGCGTGCAGATCGGCTACGGTTACGGCGGCACCGGCATGAATGCCTCGGACTCGAATGCGACCAGCATCTCGGTCCGCAGCTTCGGTCCCGAAATGACCAGCATCACGATCGATGGCGTGCCGCTGACCAACGCGTCGCCCGCGAGCCTCACCCGTGCGATCGGCCTCGACATGATGACCATTAACAACGCGTCCCGCGTTGAGGTCATCAAGGTCGCCACGCCCGACATGCCGTCCAACTCTCCCGGCGGCGCGATCAACCTGATTTCCAAGTCCGCGTTCGAATATGCGCGCCCGTCGCTGACGATGCGCGTCGGCGCTAACTTCAACTCGGAGCTGACCGACGAGCTGTTCAAGAAATCGCCCGGCCCCGCCAACAAGAAGACCTACAAGACGCTTCCATCAGTCGACTTCACCTATGTGATTCCCTTCCGGAAGAACATGGGCCTGACCTTCACCGGCGGCTGGTCGAAGACGTTCAACGTCAATCACCGCGGCCAGTCGGACTACCTTTACGATACCAAGGACATCAACGGCAGCGCCAGCTACGCGGTCGACCTGCGCCCGGGCGGTGGCCCGTGGGTCAAGGTCGCCGGCGGCGGCACCGCCACGTCCTTCCAGGAGGCCAATGGCTCCGAGCTGAACCTCTCGAATCCGGTCCTTTATCGCCTCCAGGCGACCGATACGCCGAATACCGCGGAGCGCACCTCCGGCTCCATTCGCTGGGACTGGCGCCCGACGCCGAATCAGAAGCTCACGATCGCCTACACGTTGGGCCTCTTCAGCACCGTCGATGCGCAGCGCCGCCTGCAGTTCTACGCCGACAAGTCGTACTACATGGATTGGGGCGCGGATTACATGACCTCGTACAAGTTCATCCCGAAGGGGACGGTCGTTAATGGCACGGCGTTGGGCTCCGACTTCAATCCGAAGGCCACTGTCGCCCAGGAAGTCACCACGCGCGACCGCGAGGGAACCACCCACACCGGCTACATCCAATACGAGTACCGCCGTGGTCCGTGGCTCGCCAAGGTCATGGCCAATGCGTCGCGCTCCCGCGGCAGCTACAAGGATTTCGACAACGGCCACTTCTCGGCGATGGAGACCCAGCTCACCGGCGGCCAGATCAAGTTCACCGGGATCAACGAGGGCATCCCCGGCCAGATTCAGTTCTTCGACAAGACCGGCAGTCCGCTCGACTGGTCCAAGATTGCCAACTGGTCAGCGCCCACCATCCAGGCCAAGTCCGGCAACACCGAGGCAATGGACCAGACGGTCAACATTCGCGCCGACCTTTCGCGCGAACTCGACTTCATCAACATCGGCGATCTCACCGCCACTGCCAAGACCGGCTACTATCGCCTCCAGCAGCGCCAGAAGAAGTGGGGCCTCGGCAGCGGTTACCGCATGACCTACTATGGACCGGCCCTGACGCTCACCGACTACATGGACGACCAGTACGTCGGCGTCAGCCCCGGCTTCAACCTGCCCGCGCAGGAGTGGCTGAGCACGTACCGGATGTTCAAGCTCTGGCAGGACAACCCGACCTACTTCAACGCCGACAGCGACAGCGACAAAGCCAACAACTACACCAACTGGGCCAACCAGCAGAAATCGATCACGGAGACCACGGACGAGTTCTACCTGATGTTCGAGGGCAAGGCGTTCCGGAATAAGTTCCACTGGCTCTTCGGCGCCCGTGAGGCCATCGCCACCCGCAAGGGCTACGCGACCAAGACGAACAGCACGTGGAACTACGTGAAGACGAAGAACGGCGAGATCTATCGCGACACGGCCAATCCCAACGGCGTGAAGCTTGATAGCGCGTCCAGTCCGTTGTTCGCCCAGACGTCGGCCGGTACCGCGCTCCGTTCCGCTCTCGATGCCGCCGGCATCTCCTATCCGACGGCTGCCATCGCCAATAACTCCTACGCGATGAAGGTGCTAAACCTGCTGCCCTTCTCGAACATGGACGGCAAGGTGACCGGCAAGCCGACGTTCACCGCCTCAGGTGCGTACGAACTCACCGAGAACCTCACGGCCCGCCTGTCGTGGAATCGCTCGCAGGCGCGGCCGGATTTCGAAGACGGCGTGCTGGTGCAGAGCGGCGTCACCTATGGCATCACTGAAGAGTCTGATCCGACAAAGAGCCCGCGCGGCACGATTAAACAGACCAATCCGAATCTGAAGCCGTGGACCGCTGACGCGTGGGATCTTCAGCTCGCGTATTACACGCCGGCCGGCGGCAAGATCTCCGTCTCACCGTATTACAAGGAGACGAAGAACTTCCAGGAAACCATCACCATCTACGAGAGCGACCCCGACTGGGCCGCGACGCTGCTCGACCTCGGCCTCGACCCGAATGAGTACGATGACTACGCGCTCACCACGGTCATCAACGGTCAGGGCACATCGAAGACCCTCGGCTACGAGGTAGAAGCCACGCAAGACCTCAAGGCTATCGGCGGCTGGGGCCGGTACTTCTACGTGTTCGGCAGCTACTCGCACTCGTACGTGAAGCAGAAGAACACCACCAAGATGTCGGCCAAGCCGATGTCCAAGGACACCGCGAGCGCCGGCATCTCGTTCTCGAACAAGCGCGTTCGCATCCTGCTCCGCGGTCTCTTGCTCGAGGAGAAGTATGCCGGTGAGGAAAAGACCTACACCGTTGCGGGCACCCAGTACATCACCGCCAAGTATGAGCCCGCGCAGCTGAGCCTGGACCTCAACATGAGCTACCAGCTCACCGAGAAGCTGAGTCTGTTCGCCAATGCGCGTAACGTCCTCAACCAGTCGATGGACGTGCTCCGCTACGACAAGACCGGCATCCTGCCGGCGTACGCGAAGCACGTCGACCGTCGTGAATTCGGTGTGAACTGGAACGTCGGCATCCAGGCCCAGTTCTGA